A genomic window from Brassica oleracea var. oleracea cultivar TO1000 chromosome C8, BOL, whole genome shotgun sequence includes:
- the LOC106307583 gene encoding putative disease resistance protein At4g11170: protein MSSSYSFLLAGRELDVFLSFSGKKALDMDFGYDLSRNGIKSFKSESWKEKSFKPIDRQTLEALTESKVAVVMTSDEEASSVGFLEELLVILEFQEKRSLTVIPIFLTKRPLDMEEVSHLFPERDRMWRTVIAKLENIAAQYSLSRNLAVIHGTHRLKQVADDVRLMFLSCASSDFKGLAGMDRHLKAFHELLALDSDKEVRTVGIRGCAGVGKTTLARYSYAEIFVKFHTHVFLENIQDMKQKLLENIEMEEDVTSSDHERNEITEARNKHRRVLLVADGVKDSEQGQWIKEYANWFAPGSRIILITQDKSVLEESGVNHVYEVGSLRYDEALQLFSRFAFRQPYPPPEFERLSVRAVQLAGFLPMAIRLFGSFLTGRGKEEWEATLLKLSAKQSKEAVEVWKIMEASEDEQIVEASSQR from the coding sequence ATGTCTTCTTCTTATTCATTTTTGTTGGCTGGAAGAGAGTTGGATGTGTTCTTGAGTTTCAGCGGTAAGAAAGCTCTTGACATGGACTTCGGTTATGATTTGTCACGAAATGGCATCAAGTCTTTTAAATCTGAAAGCTGGAAGGAGAAGAGTTTCAAGCCGATTGATAGACAAACACTGGAGGCTTTGACAGAGTCCAAAGTAGCAGTCGTCATGACCTCTGATGAAGAAGCTTCTTCCGTTGGGTTCCTTGAAGAGCTCCTTGTAATACTAGAGTTTCAAGAGAAGCGTTCACTCACAGTCATACCAATCTTTTTAACAAAGCGTCCTTTGGATATGGAAGAAGTCTCTCACCTGTTTCCGGAGAGAGACAGGATGTGGAGGACTGTGATCGCCAAGCTGGAGAACATAGCTGCGCAGTATTCACTTTCTAGGAACCTTGCGGTGATTCACGGAACGCACCGGCTCAAGCAGGTGGCGGATGACGTTAGGCTTATGTTTCTCTCTTGTGCGTCTAGTGACTTCAAAGGTCTTGCGGGAATGGATCGTCACTTGAAAGCGTTTCATGAGCTGTTGGCTTTGGACTCTGACAAAGAGGTTCGTACTGTTGGCATTCGGGGTTGTGCTGGTGTGGGAAAGACAACGCTTGCGAGGTACAGTTATGCTGAGATCTTTGTAAAGTTTCATACACATGTTTTTCTAGAAAACATCCAAGACATGAAACAAAAGCTTCTAGAAAACATTGAAATGGAAGAAGATGTAACAAGTTCAGATCATGAGAGGAATGAGATAACTGAAGCAAGAAACAAACACAGGAGAGTTCTCCTTGTAGCTGATGGTGTGAAGGACAGTGAACAAGGGCAATGGATCAAAGAGTATGCTAACTGGTTTGCTCCAGGAAGTAGAATCATTTTAATTACTCAAGACAAGAGTGTTCTTGAGGAGTCAGGAGTGAATCATGTGTACGAAGTTGGGTCTTTAAGATATGATGAAGCACTTCAACTTTTCTCACGCTTTGCTTTCAGGCAGCCATACCCTCCTCCTGAGTTCGAACGCCTCTCAGTTCGTGCGGTTCAGCTCGCAGGGTTTCTTCCAATGGCCATTAGACTGTTTGGGTCTTTTTTAACTGGTAGAGGTAAAGAGGAATGGGAAGCTACACTTCTTAAACTCAGTGCAAAGCAAAGTAAAGAAGCAGTGGAAGTTTGGAAGATTATGGAAGCATCAGAAGATGAACAAATTGTGGAAGCATCATCACAAAGATAA
- the LOC106309308 gene encoding disease resistance protein RML1B-like, with protein MTHAPEAYTLGSLNLTPPITKCHPGRLKKTRMLPKGEFKVDVMPIVEGSRIIITTGDMGLLNTCGVENLYEVKCLNDKDALKMFKQIAFQRGEETRTAAPEVWEEALTALESSLDDNITEILRISHEGLPKPHHNVFLHVACLFNGDTLQRINSLLHGPIPQSSLWIRVLAEKSLIKISTNGSVIMHKLAREMIRDNRGSKHLNQLPDLSGITSLEELVLEHCTRLKGIPESIGKKSTLKKLELSYCGGLRRALRFFIRKPTMQQHIGLEFPDAKVKMDAVLNISIGGDISFEFCSKFRGTAEYVSFNCDQQIPVTSSMNLQQAPWLISECNRFNSLSIMRFSHKENDECFSFDSFPDFPDLKELKLVNLNIRKIPSGVHGIHKLEFIEKLDLSGNDFENLPEAMNGLSRLKTPWLRNCFKLKELPELTQVLTLTLTNCRNLRSLVKLSEDQGRYYLSGHDFDALPSSIRDLTSLITLCLNNCKKLRSVEKLPLSLQFLDAHGCDSLGEADSVEHFRDKPNKEVQQRTFFKETEMPIDVLNHQAIRICHIIHLAKTTPALMFLGIPICIMLVAVLVVLLLRVFK; from the exons ATGACACATGCACCAGAGGCATACACACTTGGATCTCTAAACCTAACACCTCCAATTACAAAGTGTCATCCTGGTAGGCTAAAGAAGACAAGGATGTTGCCAAAGGGTGAATTTAAG GTGGATGTAATGCCTATCGTTGAAGGGAGCCGTATCATCATAACCACTGGAGATATGGGATTGCTCAACACCTGCGGAGTAGAAAACCTTTATGAGGTTAAGTGCTTGAACGATAAGGATGCTCTCAAGATGTTTAAACAGATTGCTTTTCAACGAGGAGAAGAAACAAGGACGGCTGCTCCTGAGGTGTGGGAAGAAGCTTTAACTGCACTTGAAAGCAGCCTTGATGACAATATAACGGAAATCTTGAGAATTAGCCACGAGGGATTACCAAAACCACACCACAATGTGTTCCTTCATGTTGCTTGTCTCTTCAACGGAGACACTCTCCAGCGTATCAATTCCCTTCTCCATGGACCCATACCTCAGAGCAGCCTGTGGATAAGAGTTTTAGCTGAGAAGTCTCTCATCAAAATATCAACCAACGGATCTGTAATCATGCATAAGTTGGCAAGGGAAATGATCCGTGACAACAG AGGATCTAAGCATCTCAATCAACTTCCAGATCTTTCAGGTATCACTAGTCTTGAGGAACTGGTTCTGGAACACTGCACAAGACTAAAAGGCATTCCAGAGTCTATTGGAAAAAAATCTACGCTAAAGAAGCTCGAGTTATCTTACTGTGGAGGCCTTAGACGTGCCTTGAGGTTTTTTATACGGAAACCTACAATGCAGCAACATATTGGACTGGAGTTTCCAGACGCAAAAGTGAAAATGGATGCAGTTTTAAACATATCCATTGGTGGAGACATAAGTTTTGAGTTCTGTTCAAAATTTAGAGGAACTGCTGAATATGTTTCGTTTAACTGTGATCAACAGATCCCTGTCACATCTTCAATGAATCTTCAGCAAGCGCCTTGGCTCATCTCAGAGTGCAACAGATTCAACTCCCTCAGCATCATGAGGTTCAGCCACAAAGAAAACGATGAATGTTTCTCCTTTGACAGCTTTCCAGATTTTCCTGACCTGAAAGAGCTAAAGCTAGTGAACTTAAACATCCGGAAGATTCCATCTGGGGTTCATGGGATCCATAAGTTGGAGTTCATAGAGAAGCTGGACCTCAGTGGGAATGATTTTGAGAACTTACCAGAAGCTATGAATGGTCTTTCCCGGTTGAAAACTCCCTGGCTTAGAAACTGCTTCAAGCTCAAGGAGTTGCCAGAGCTAACTCAAGTGCTGACATTGACACTTACCAACTGTAGGAACCTCAGATCACTGGTGAAACTATCTGAAGATCAGGGAAGATACT ATCTCAGCGGCCATGATTTTGATGCATTGCCATCAAGCATCAGAGATCTTACCTCACTGATAACTCTTTGCCTTAATAACTGCAAGAAACTTAGATCAGTGGAAAAACTCCCACTGAGTCTTCAGTTTCTTGATGCACACGGATGTGATTCCCTTGGAGAAGCTGATTCTGTAGAACATTTTAGAGACAAACCAAACAAAGAG GTACAGCAAAGAACCTTTTTCAAAGAAACTGAGATGCCCATTGATGTACTGAATCATCAAGCCATAAGGATCTGCCATATCATCCACCTTGCCAAGACAACACCTGCACTCATGTTTCTAGGCATTCCTATCTGCATCATGCTAGTGGCTGTTCTTGTCGTTCTTCTCCTGCGTGTTTTTAAGTGA
- the LOC106307582 gene encoding disease resistance protein ADR2-like, whose product MSPSSSSFRYGVFLSFRGTDTRRTFVAHLHKALVDRGIVTFKDDVKITTGEPFPHRILEAIEDSSFAIIVISENFTSSKWCLIELRTIMELWSGNRLLVFPIFYGVEPSDVRKEEGSFWKPLKRHRRHPFAEEVPKWKEALTKVSYLNGKDPRKFKDDAAMIEDIVSEISTKLASMLPIDSLDVVGMIPHMERLGSMLNIRSEKEVRMIGIWGMGGIGKTTIAKYLSNQYYERFSAHCFIEEVWKISRTYGLLGLQEKFVSSILPDEYVRLSTIEHGRHHIKSRLGHRRVFVVLDDVDNADQIRALAKETSMFGLGSRIIITTRDRSLLRTCGVMDGDLYEVSCLESNESLLMFKRFAFEGGTPHSDLHEQLSVQASQLAHGLPFALEAFGLCFRGKDTIIEWENELRKLGTTPHENTMRILKLSYNDLAAIDKNVFLHVACLFNGDSILSVRNLFDNFEFGIQVLSEKSLINISPDGYLKMHVLVEQMGRQIVLQESKRRPQKQLILWDPREICKVLRHNLGTDQIQSMVLHMCEMRRELAIDCDNFLPLYNLKILKFYMHMDDKDSKLQFLETGDLFPPDLELRLLHWDAYPLTTLPFDLDLECLVELKFRYSNLESLWEGTPVLGNLRRLDVTGSKNLRAFPDISMAKKLEDLLMDDCTRLDQFPGYIGSLCSLGKLHAIHCPGLQNLHIDIVATTSGTRVPSFPQIQLKFPNEVEPVQFLTNLSIEGKVKFWLGQLEGDADYFSFDLERHIPYKLMMRPLQPRLASNCRDFDCLEIKRNNYNIECLPFKCHSFSDFPRLTRLNFINLKLEDIPPSIGELQALEKLDLSGNDFKSLPRTMEQLSKLKYLDLHNCCKLEALPSLTQLETLILSNCIRLRTFVELEAPTLPENQGIYHLLELEIDNCKNIQSLSHQLRHFTNLKQLDLSGHNFERVPASIKELSSLRTISLNNCKKLKSLEELPLSLKCLYARGCCSVNHVPYSRYHYLEYIDFY is encoded by the exons ATGTCTCCGTCTTCTTCCTCTTTCCGCTACGGTGTTTTCCTGAGCTTCCGTGGAACTGATACGCGGAGAACCTTTGTAGCTCATCTGCATAAAGCTCTTGTTGACAGAGGAATCGTCACCTTCAAGGACGATGTGAAGATCACAACAGGCGAACCTTTCCCCCATAGAATCCTCGAAGCTATAGAAGATTCAAGTTTTGCAATCATAGTCATCTCTGAGAATTTCACCTCTTCGAAATGGTGTTTGATCGAGCTCCGGACCATTATGGAGCTTTGGAGCGGAAACAGACTTCTTGTCTTTCCCATCTTCTACGGAGTGGAGCCATCTGATGTTAGAAAGGAGGAAGGGAGCTTCTGGAAGCCCCTTAAAAGGCACAGGCGTCACCCATTCGCAGAGGAGGTTCCTAAATGGAAAGAGGCTCTCACAAAAGTTTCCTACCTCAATGGAAAGGATCCTAGAAAATT CAAGGATGATGCTGCAATGATTGAAGATATTGTTAGTGAAATTTCGACTAAGTTGGCATCAATGCTGCCTATAGACTCTTTGGATGTTGTTGGAATGATTCCTCACATGGAGAGGCTGGGTTCTATGTTGAATATTAGATCAGAGAAGGAGGTTCGTATGATTGGCATTTGGGGAATGGGTGGCATAGGCAAAACCACCATTGCCAAATATCTCTCCAACCAATACTATGAAAGGTTTTCAGCTCATTGTTTCATTGAAGAGGTTTGGAAGATTTCTAGAACTTATGGTCTCCTCGGTTTACAGGAGAAATTTGTTTCTTCTATCCTCCCTGATGAATATGTCAGGCTCTCGACCATTGAACACGGACGCCACCATATTAAGTCTAGGCTTGGACATCGAAGAGTGTTTGTTGTACTTGACGATGTGGACAACGCGGATCAGATACGAGCTCTGGCTAAAGAGACTAGCATGTTTGGCCTAGGAAGCCGAATCATCATAACCACAAGAGACAGAAGCTTGCTGAGAACTTGTGGCGTTATGGATGGAGACTTGTATGAGGTTAGTTGCTTGGAAAGCAACGAGTCTCTCCTCATGTTTAAACGGTTTGCTTTTGAAGGAGGAACTCCACATTCTGATTTGCATGAACAACTCTCAGTTCAGGCTTCTCAGCTTGCTCATGGTCTTCCCTTTGCCCTTGAAGCTTTCGGCTTATGTTTCCGTGGAAAGGACACGATAATTGAATGGGAGAACGAATTAAGGAAATTAGGAACAACTCCTCATGAGAACACCATGAGAATCTTGAAGCTTAGCTACAACGACTTGGCTGCAATAGACAAGAACGTCTTTCTTCATGTCGCGTGTCTCTTTAATGGAGACTCCATCCTGAGTGTCAGAAACCTTTTTGATAACTTTGAATTCGGGATACAAGTGTTGTCCGAGAAGTCTCTCATCAACATTTCGCCTGATGGATATCTGAAGATGCATGTTTTGGTTGAGCAAATGGGAAGGCAAATTGTGCTTCAAGAATCCAAACGAAGGCCTCAGAAACAATTAATATTGTGGGATCCTAGGGAAATTTGTAAAGTACTGAGACATAACTTG GGGACTGACCAAATCCAAAGCATGGTGCTGCACATGTGTGAGATGCGCAGAGAGTTGGCTATAGACTGTGATAATTTCTTGCCACTGTACAATCTCAAGATTCTGAAGTTCTACATGCACATGGATGATAAAGACTCCAAACTGCAATTTTTAGAAACAGGGGATCTATTCCCCCCTGACCTTGAACTTAGGTTGCTTCACTGGGATGCATATCCGTTGACGACTCTTCCTTTCGATCTGGATCTGGAGTGCCTTGTTGAACTCAAGTTCCGATACAGCAACCTCGAGAGCCTTTGGGAAGGGACGCCG GTTCTTGGGAACTTGAGGAGACTAGATGTGACAGGATCTAAGAATCTGAGAGCATTTCCAGATATTTCAATGGCCAAGAAGCTTGAGGATTTGTTAATGGATGATTGCACGAGGCTAGATCAGTTTCCAGGGTACATTGGGAGCTTATGTAGCCTAGGAAAACTCCATGCTATCCACTGTCCCGGTCTTCAGAATCTCCATATTGATATTGTGGCAACCACTTCAGGAACGAGAGTTCCGTCTTTTCCTCAAATACAGTTGAAGTTTCCTAATGAAGTAGAGCCAGTGCAATTTCTTACAAATCTATCCATAGAGGGGAAAGTAAAATTTTGGCTTGGACAGCTAGAAGGAGATGCAGATTACTTCTCTTTTGATTTGGAGAGACATATCCCTTATAAGTTGATGATGAGACCACTACAACCCCGTCTCGCGTCAAATTGCCGTGATTTTGATTGCCTCGAGATCAAGCGGAACAACTACAATATAGAGTGCCTACCTTTCAAGTGTCACAGCTTTTCAGACTTCCCTCGTTTGACAAGGTTAAACTTCATAAACTTGAAACTTGAAGATATCCCACCAAGTATTGGTGAACTGCAGGCTCTGGAGAAGCTGGATCTCAGTGGAAATGACTTCAAGTCTTTGCCTAGAACCATGGAACAACTTTCGAAGTTGAAATATCTGGACCTCCATAACTGCTGCAAACTCGAAGCGTTGCCATCACTAACTCAACTGGAGACGCTTATACTTTCCAACTGTATCAGGCTCCGAACATTTGTGGAACTGGAAGCTCCTACTCTACCAGAAAATCAAGGCATATACCATTTACTGGAGCTTGAGATTGATAACTGCAAGAATATCCAATCACTTTCACACCAGCTCAGACATTTCACCAATTTAAAACAGTTAGACCTCAGCGGACACAATTTTGAAAGAGTGCCTGCTAGCATCAAAGAGCTTTCCTCGCTAAGAACTATTAGCTTGAACAATTGTAAGAAACTCAAATCACTGGAAGAGCTTCCATTGAGCCTTAAATGTCTCTACGCACGCGGCTGCTGCTCAGTGAATCATGTTCCTTATTCCCGTTACCATTATTTAGAGTACATTGATTTTTATTAA
- the LOC106309309 gene encoding histidinol dehydrogenase, chloroplastic-like codes for MILQNSEAIVSIDMPAGPSEVLVIADEHASPVYIAADLLSQAITFSNLYAPKHLIINVKDAEKWEGLIENAGSVFIGPWTPESVGDYASGTNHVLPTYGYARMYSGVSLDSFLKFMTVQSLTEEGLRNLGPYVATMAEIEGLDAHKRAVTLRLKDIEARQSE; via the exons ATGATTCTTCAA AACAGCGAGGCAATAGTTTCGATTGATATGCCTGCTGGCCCTTCAGAAGTTCTAGTCATCGCTGATGAACATGCTAGTCCAGTTTACATTGCAGCGGACTTACTTTCTCAG GCAATAACTTTCTCAAACCTGTACGCACCCAAACACTTGATCATCAACGTCAAAGACGCTGAGAAATGGGAGGGACTGATCGAGAACGCAGGTTCTGTTTTCATAGGGCCGTGGACGCCAGAGAGTGTTGGGGATTACGCTAGCGGCACAAACCACGTTCTCCCAACGTATGGATATGCGAGAATGTACAGTGGCGTCTCTCTAGACTCTTTCTTGAAGTTCATGACTGTGCAGTCCTTGACAGAGGAAGGTCTGAGAAACCTTGGTCCCTATGTGGCGACTATGGCTGAAATAGAAGGTCTAGATGCACACAAGAGAGCCGTTACTCTCAGACTCAAGGATATTGAAGCCAGACAAAGTGAATGA
- the LOC106309310 gene encoding LOW QUALITY PROTEIN: nuclear transcription factor Y subunit A-8-like (The sequence of the model RefSeq protein was modified relative to this genomic sequence to represent the inferred CDS: deleted 2 bases in 1 codon), translating into MDKKDSFTTAHSTPPYLNTSISWGLPTESNVQSYAVIESLSLKVHARSKHVLNPTKIGFQDKDPSSTQSTDQSSTEVATTGDDDDDDNHSRQISFSAQPVSSLDSFEKTQRKGFPNNIKSGSSYTTGTSDIHFAPGKANFSCFGGYLPHATVWNPKMVGRVPLPLDFIDNEPVFVNAKQFHAIMRRKEQRAKLETQNKLIKARKIQQPYLHESRHVHALKRPRGSGGRFLNTKKLQESREPKHDTSIQQKDTMGNMSGFVAHQLHASNDLGCSTTSGSDITSVSDGVRRYEIQLSDCPPQTKPTMYIHGQSNDMHGGGRNTHHFSVHI; encoded by the exons ATGGATAAGAAAGATTCATTTACTACGGCTCACTCAACTCCACCATACCTGAACACTTCCATCTCATGGGGACTTCCAACTGAATCGAATGTTCAGAGCTACGCTGTGATTGAATCACTGAGTTTGAAGGTGCATGCAAGATCAAAACATGTTCTTAACCCAACTAAAATCGGTTTCCAGGACAAGGACCCTTCTTCAACTCAGTCCACTGATCAATCCTCTACTGAAGTTGCAACTACCGGAGATGATGATGATGATGATAACCATTCGAGACAAATCTCATTTTCAGCACAACCAG TTTCTTCTTTAGATAGCTTTGAAAAAACTCAAAGGAAGGGATTTCCAAATAATATAAAATCAGGCTCCTCCTACACGACAGGAACCTCAGATATTCACTTTGCTCCTGGGAAG GCTAACTTCTCCTGTTTTGGTGGTTACCTTCCACATGCAACA GTATGGAATCCCAAAATGGTGGGTCGAGTTCCCCTACCACTGGACTTCATTGACAATGAGCCCGTCTTTGTCAATGCGAAGCAGTTCCATGCAATTATGAGGAGGAAGGAGCAACGTGCAAAGCTAGAGACTCAAAACAAACTAATCAAAGCGCGTAAG ATACAACAGCCATATCTTCATGAATCTCGACATGTTCACGCTCTTAAACGACCTAGAGGATCTGGTGGAAGATTCTTAAACACCAAAAAGCTTCAAGAATCTAGAGAGCCAAAACATGACACGTCAATCCAACAGAAAGACACCATGGGAAACATGTCTGGATTCGTGGCCCATCAGCTGCACGCCAGCAACGACCTTGGTTGTTCAACCACATCAGGATCCGACATAACCTCTGTCTCTGACGGAGTTAGACGCTATGAAATCCAGTTATCAGATTGTCCACCTCAGACAAAACCAACTATGTATATTCATGGTCAGTCAAATGACATGCATGGAGGTGGAAGGAACACTCACCACTTTTCCGTCCATATCTGA
- the LOC106307581 gene encoding uncharacterized protein LOC106307581 produces the protein MDSSPTTGYDVFVSFTGEDIGRTFVSHLYRSLEQRGIRAFKDETKPFENRLAAIRTSKIAVVIVSKNYVSSSSWWILKELQEILNYQRSGYVTIFPVYYGVDPCDVKRQVEEFATDQTQKPEKVGTWKALMELSSFFGEHSDKWKDDSELILKITNDIWHKLSSARFGGLVGMDLRMRRMYELLSIESKADQVRKTGIWGREGLGKRTLARCLYREISHSFDVHLSLGYISRFHQEHNPFVLRQKLRSELIQASGGIHMISADDDTAWLADRRVLLVVEGVETAEQLCIIMEEAKLFGPGSRVIVICEDELLLLANGITLLYQVERLEFYEALELLSLRAVKHTDPLSGYEHLLTRAVKIGNGYPGTIAAIGSELFGKPEEEWETVISKYEQLSDEGTVGKEIGDFDVPDDEDRSLSKNPASNYVGMDCHLQAVCGLMELESGNEVRFVGIWGVGGIGKTTLARCVYEETMQYFHTHIFLENVGKIYQNHGPSGLHEELLWKNIQREALAARISKNASDVAKVRLQNRKVLLVVDGVDSNEQIKVVQKVATWLGAGSRVMVTTRDENLLVENGIKHAYEVKCLRVHEALQLFYYFAFTEKSPFTRFKQLSVRAVQLAGRIPLSLQILGSLLRGKSGREWKSVLHKLERHQERNKAEVGSIDVVVSSVDKPDDDNVNMLDGSDVTASKVVIRLPEENHNVARECKSVYEQDCIPLWATVSICGERSEMEDAITALPHFLKIPIKMLVEDYEEMGPSLTHIPCHFFGVYGGHGGSQVAEYRRERIHFALADKIEHIKELCKRNTAESRQVLWEKVFTSCFLRVYDEVVEKVSRHGVGSSDRIVLEGVAPANSGSSTVVALVCSSNIIVSNYGDSRAVLSRGRESIRLSVVQELDREKEYARLGRAGKVIRWQGDLVSGVLDGNGYPEPYFMPDPKVTFMPRAREDDCLILASYGLWEVMSDQEVCECARKRILMWHKKNGALPLAKRGVGEDHACQAAADYLSKLALQRGSKENVSIIVIDLKAQRKFKEIS, from the exons ATGGATTCCTCTCCCACCACCGGGTACGACGTGTTTGTGAGTTTCACAGGGGAAGACATCGGCAGGACTTTTGTCAGCCATCTCTACCGTTCGTTGGAACAAAGGGGTATTCGCGCTTTCAAAGATGAAACAAAACCCTTTGAGAATCGCCTGGCTGCTATCCGAACCTCGAAAATCGCCGTTGTCATAGTATCTAAGAACTATGTCTCCTCTTCGAGTTGGTGGATCCTAAAAGAGCTCCAAGAAATTCTAAATTATCAGCGTAGCGGTTACGTCACTATCTTTCCAGTCTACTATGGAGTAGACCCTTGCGATGTGAAGAGACAGGTCGAAGAATTTGCCACTGATCAGACGCAAAAGCCAGAAAAGGTGGGAACATGGAAGGCATTGATGGAGCTGTCCAGCTTTTTCGGCGAACATTCAGACAAATG GAAGGACGACTCGGAGCTGATACTGAAAATCACAAATGACATTTGGCATAAACTGAGCTCTGCTAGATTTGGTGGACTTGTGGGGATGGATCTACGTATGCGGCGCATGTATGAACTGCTGAGTATAGAGTCTAAAGCCGATCAAGTACGTAAGACTGGCATTTGGGGTAGGGAAGGCCTTGGGAAAAGAACACTTGCGAGATGTCTATATAGAGAGATCTCTCACTCTTTTGATGTCCATTTATCTCTTGGATATATCAGTAGATTTCATCAAGAGCACAACCCATTTGTTTTAAGGCAAAAGCTTCGATCAGAACTTATTCAAGCGTCAGGTGGTATACACATGATCTCTGCTGATGATGACACAGCATGGCTAGCGGACCGAAGGGTTCTACTTGTTGTAGAAGGCGTGGAGACAGCTGAACAATTATGTATCATCATGGAAGAGGCTAAACTGTTTGGTCCAGGGAGCAGAGTCATTGTGATATGTGAAGACGAGCTTTTGCTTCTTGCCAATGGGATAACACTTTTGTACCAAGTTGAACGCCTTGAGTTCTATGAAGCTCTTGAACTCTTAAGCCTCCGTGCTGTTAAGCATACTGATCCTCTTAGCGGTTATGAACATCTCTTAACTCGTGCCGTTAAGATTGGCAATGGTTATCCTGGGACAATTGCTGCAATCGGCTCAGAATTATTTGGTAAACCCGAGGAAGAGTGGGAGACGGTTATTTCTAAATACGAACAATTATCTGACGAAGGTACTGTAGGAAAAGAGATAGGTGACTTTGATGTACCGGATGACGAGGACAGGTCTCTTTCAAAGAACCCTGCATCAAATTATGTAGGGATGGATTGTCATTTGCAAGCGGTGTGTGGGTTGATGGAGTTGGAATCTGGCAATGAAGTTCGTTTTGTTGGCATTTGGGGAGTGGGAGGTATCGGCAAAACGACGCTTGCAAGATGTGTGTACGAGGAGACCATGCAATATTTTCATACCCACATTTTTCTAGAAAATGTTGGAAAGATTTATCAAAACCATGGTCCATCAGGTTTACATGAAGAGTTGCTGTGGAAAAATATCCAAAGAGAAGCTTTAGCAGCGAGGATTTCTAAAAATGCCTCTGATGTTGCCAAAGTAAGGCTTCAAAACCGTAAAGTTCTACTCGTTGTTGATGGTGTGGATAGTAATGAACAGATAAAGGTTGTTCAGAAAGTCGCTACCTGGTTAGGCGCAGGCAGCAGAGTCATGGTGACGACAAGGGACGAGAATTTGCTTGTAGAGAACGGCATAAAACATGCATATGAAGTCAAGTGTCTAAGAGTCCACGAAGCTCTTCAGCTCTTCTATTATTTTGCTTTCACGGAGAAATCACCTTTTACTCGTTTCAAACAGCTCTCTGTTCGTGCTGTCCAGCTTGCTGGCAGAATTCCTTTATCTCTTCAAATACTCGGCTCATTACTACGTGGGAAAAGTGGACGCGAGTGGAAAAGCGTATTGCACAAACTTGAAAGGCACCAAGAAAGGAACAAAGCGGAAGTAGGTTCTATTGATGTGGTAGTTAGTAGTGTTGATAAACCAGATGATGACAACGTGAATATGCTTGATGGTTCTGATGTAACAGCTTCGAAGGTAGTGATTCGGTTGCCTGAAGAAAATCACAATGTAGCAAGAGAATGCAAAAGTGTATATGAACAAGATTGTATACCTCTTTGGGCCACAGTTTCCATTTGCGGTGAAAGATCCGAAATGGAAGATGCTATTACAGCTTTACCACATTTTCTGAAAATACCCATCAAAATGCTTGTGGAAGATTATGAAGAGATGGGCCCAAGTCTCACACACATCCCTTGTCATTTTTTTGGTGTCTATGGTGGCCATGGGGGCTCTCAG GTTGCTGAATATCGTCGTGAGAGAATCCATTTTGCTTTGGCTGACAAAATCGAACATATTAAAGAACTGTGCAAGAGGAACACTGCCGAGAGTAGGCAAGTCCTGTGGGAGAAAGTCTTCACCAGTTGTTTTCTAAGGGTCTATGATGAGGTCGTAGAGAAAGTCAGCCGCCATGGTGTTGGTTCTTCTGATAGGATAGTTCTTGAGGGTGTTGCTCCTGCAAATTCCGGATCTAGCACAGTGGTTGCTTTGGTTTGCTCGTCAAATATAATAGTTTCCAACTATGGCGATTCAAGAGCAGTTTTATCACGTGGCAGAGAATCCATCCGTTTATCAGTTGTTCAAGAG CTAGATAGAGAAAAAGAGTATGCTAGACTAGGGAGAGCAGGAAAAGTTATACGATGGCAAGGAGATCTTGTTTCTGGCGTTCTCGATG GTAATGGATATCCAGAGCCATATTTCATGCCAGATCCCAAAGTGACGTTTATGCCACGAGCAAGAGAAGACGATTGTCTTATATTGGCCAGCTATGGACTTTGGGAAGTAATGAGTGACCAAGAAGTTTGCGAATGTGCAAGGAAACGGATCTTAATGTGGCACAAGAAGAATGGAGCATTGCCTTTAGCTAAAAGAGGTGTAGGAGAAGACCACGCGTGCCAAGCTGCGGCTGATTACCTCTCTAAACTTGCCCTTCAAAGGGGAAGCAAAGAAAATGTCTCCATCATAGTCATCGACTTGAAAGCTCAGAGAAAGTTTAAGGAAATATCTTGA